A region from the Simiduia sp. 21SJ11W-1 genome encodes:
- a CDS encoding imelysin family protein — translation MRTLIIALALASLCLAACQEKSETPAPTEVAAPAKASPQPQLDEPSRAIWEAGTPLLAQSHEQLVVLREAVAALLANPDATQLAKARDQWHQAHDSLQALSLFFAMAEAHPGLLVPLDTQYNYLDGWPIQPGFLDYYDVYTHSGLVNDIAIAVTAKALREAHQQFDEQDRALGLHPIAYLLWGSNGQRPASDYAPQTPAAAGKDAPKVADMPNNRRRALLGLMVELAIEDVTRLQSHWAAEGALAQTYLQLTPHQRAEILRASTLYLIEQQLINQQLQPQLDVQAMPELDYQPHNAYSGRGRNALSAQLGSLALLAQDTPSANALLDHWTKGASASWRNQWQAAVRLVSKLPEEGDATETQWVAAIAALQQLAEPLKPEPQVH, via the coding sequence ATGCGCACGCTCATTATTGCCCTGGCCTTGGCCAGCCTGTGTTTAGCCGCCTGCCAGGAGAAATCCGAAACGCCGGCGCCCACCGAAGTAGCCGCACCCGCCAAGGCGAGCCCTCAGCCCCAGCTGGATGAACCCTCGCGCGCCATCTGGGAGGCAGGCACGCCGTTACTTGCCCAAAGCCACGAACAACTGGTGGTGCTGCGTGAAGCGGTGGCGGCACTGCTGGCCAACCCCGATGCCACGCAGCTGGCCAAGGCGCGCGATCAATGGCACCAGGCCCACGACAGCCTGCAGGCGTTGAGCCTGTTTTTTGCCATGGCTGAAGCCCACCCGGGGCTCTTGGTACCGCTGGACACCCAATACAACTACCTGGATGGCTGGCCTATTCAACCGGGATTTCTGGACTACTACGATGTTTACACCCACTCGGGGCTGGTGAACGACATCGCCATTGCAGTAACCGCCAAAGCCCTGCGTGAGGCCCACCAACAGTTTGATGAACAAGATCGCGCCCTTGGCCTGCACCCCATCGCTTACCTGCTATGGGGCAGCAACGGCCAGCGCCCGGCCTCAGACTATGCGCCACAAACCCCGGCCGCGGCAGGCAAAGATGCCCCCAAAGTGGCAGACATGCCCAACAACCGGCGCCGTGCGTTGCTGGGGTTAATGGTTGAACTCGCCATTGAAGACGTTACCCGCTTGCAAAGCCATTGGGCTGCAGAAGGTGCGCTTGCGCAAACCTACCTGCAGCTGACCCCTCATCAGCGGGCGGAAATACTGAGGGCGTCAACGCTTTACTTAATAGAGCAACAATTGATCAACCAACAACTGCAACCGCAATTAGATGTGCAGGCGATGCCCGAGCTGGATTATCAGCCCCACAACGCCTACAGCGGGCGCGGGCGCAATGCCCTGAGCGCCCAATTGGGAAGCCTTGCGCTGTTGGCGCAAGACACACCGTCAGCCAACGCCTTGCTGGATCACTGGACCAAGGGCGCAAGCGCAAGCTGGCGCAACCAGTGGCAGGCGGCGGTGCGCCTGGTGAGTAAATTGCCGGAGGAAGG